Proteins from a genomic interval of Chanos chanos chromosome 3, fChaCha1.1, whole genome shotgun sequence:
- the nrros gene encoding transforming growth factor beta activator LRRC33, whose product MPIHCTLPILLHRALLPVLVILMPASCHPRVTACRLTQRTALCDNGQLQNIPNTLPEHIEEIFLNENLLQIIQDGSLSRYPWLRSLSFAKNLLKTVESKVFSHTPLIESLNLADNELHHGYQQVGQSLHPLSKLRNLDLSGNKLTEDMACDLLQNLSSLEYLSLSNNLLLRLDESTFSSLYQLKELNLEKNLLYEIDGAFDHLKKLRRLNLAFNFLPCLWRFEMTQLLVLNVSHNAIEWFISNQDLKETFELETLDLSHNHLLFFPFLPTHSVLRTLLLSHNRISFFGHLANKTLQNSTSSVRFYNLKGSETNVTVDLWDDSLHGDLSSVELLDLSGNQVGYFPHGFIKKMPHLYWLRLRTNCLESLNLTAEELPATLYELDVSNNRLTELRGDHSSAKEMNNLTHLNISLNNIQQLPARVFTTLPRLSAVDISYNSVDVCYPGEYSNTTLSDCAVWSNIGSLKQLYMAGCSLARLPPSPFDGTHLTHLELSNNPDLDLSHGSLRGLEGTLQHLGLGNTGLQNFDFSPYRQLRSLNISKNFLSNLPESMSHLKLKLLDVRDNKLNTISTQLANVLAYELETLFVQGNIFNCCRLDWYKKFKETRTVHIIDVEYVMCLDVAHMKHSLAHLNSVNCGSNNEESIWWFILLFTTLILSLVGIFVIYILTFRPKVLPKAIKKKCWRPTSY is encoded by the exons ATGCCCATCCATTGCACTCTCCCCATCCTGCTGCACCGTGCCCTGTTGCCCGTGCTGGTCATCCTGATGCCAGCCTCCTGTCATCCACGCGTCACTGCCTGCAGATTG ACTCAACGCACAGCTCTGTGTGACAACGGTCAGCTCCAGAACATACCAAATACCCTACCAGAGCATATAGAAGAGatctttttaaatgagaatttgCTCCAGATAATACAGGACGGTAGCCTCTCCAGATACCCTTGGCTGCGCTCTCTTAGCTTTGCAAAAAACCTTTTAAAGACAGTGGAGTCAAAGGTGTTCTCCCACACACCTCTTATAGAGAGTCTCAATCTAGCAGACAATGAGCTTCATCATGGATACCAGCAGGTTGGCCAATCACTGCATCCTTTGTCCAAGCTCAGGAATCTGGATCTCTCTGGAAACAAGCTCACAGAGGACATGGCCTGCGATCTTCTACAGAATCTCAGCTCTCTTGAGTACCTGTCCTTATCAAACAATCTTCTTTTAAGGCTAGATGAGTCAACCTTCAGCAGCCTTTATCAGCTGAAGGAGCTGAACCTGGAGAAAAACTTGCTGTATGAAATTGATGGAGCTTTTGACCACTTAAAGAAGTTGCGGAGGCTCAATTTGGCCTTTAACTTCCTGCCCTGTTTATGGAGGTTTGAAATGACCCAACTATTGGTCCTGAATGTAAGTCACAATGCCATCGAATGGTTCATAAGCAACCAGGATCTGAAAGAGACATTTGAACTAGAGACACTAGATCTGTCTCATAACCACCTCCTGTTCTTTCCCTTCTTGCCGACCCACAGCGTCCTACGCACTCTGTTACTGTCTCACAACAGAATCAGTTTTTTTGGGCACCTAGCAAACAAAACTCTGCAAAACTCGACTAGCAGCGTTCGGTTCTACAATCTGAAGGGCAGTGAGACTAATGTGACAGTAGACCTCTGGGATGACAGCCTTCATGGAGATCTGTCCTCTGTGGAACTATTGGATCTCAGTGGAAATCAAGTGGGATATTTCCCCCATGGCTTCATTAAGAAAATGCCACATCTCTATTGGCTACGGCTGAGAACGAACTGTCTGGAATCCTTGAACCTCACAGCAGAGGAGCTGCCAGCAACTCTGTATGAACTAGATGTGAGTAACAATAGACTTACTGAGCTTCGTGGTGACCATAGTTCAGCCAAAGAGATGAACAACCTAACGCATCTCAACATAAGTCTAAATAATATCCAGCAGCTGCCTGCCAGGGTGTTCACTACTCTTCCCAGGCTCAGTGCAGTGGACATCAGTTACAACTCAGTGGATGTATGCTATCCTGGGGAGTACAGTAACACTACTTTATCAGACTGCGCTGTCTGGTCAAACATTGGCTCTCTGAAGCAGCTCTACATGGCAGGATGTAGCTTGGCAAGGCTGCCACCTTCACCATTTGATGGAACGCATTTAACTCACCTTGAACTATCGAATAACCCAGATTTAGACCTTAGCCATGGGTCTTTGAGAGGTCTTGAGGGAACTTTACAACACCTAGGACTAGGAAACACGGGCTTACAAAACTTTGACTTTTCACCATACCGCCAGTTGCGTTCTTTAAACATCTCCAAAAATTTTCTCTCAAATCTTCCAGAATCCATGTCACACTTAAAGTTGAAATTGCTGGATGTGAGGGACAACAAACTGAACACCATCTCCACACAACTTGCTAATGTGTTAGCTTACGAACTTGAGACTCTTTTTGTGCAAGGGAATATTTTTAACTGTTGTCGATTAGACTGGTACAAGAAGTTTAAGGAAACAAGAACAGTTCATATCATAGACGTTGAGTATGTTATGTGTCTGGATGTAgcacacatgaaacacagccTCGCTCATTTAAACTCTGTGAACTGTGGCAGTAACAATGAGGAATCCATTTGGTGGTTCATTTTGCTTTTCACAACTCTCATTCTGAGCTTGGTTGGCATTTTTGTCATATATATCCTCACCTTCAGACCAAAAGTGCTACCCAAGGCAATAAAGAAAAAGTGTTGGAGACCCACGTCATATTAG